AGATGAGAGAccagaaattattacatacatccAGAATTTTAGAGGTAGGCATACAGTGAGGAAATATAGTGTTCCTTCAACTTATAACAGGGAgttaagaatgtatttacatgcttatagggattattttatagatcagatgcgagatatgtatgatagatcacctctagcaatgtcgctcagaatccacccgattatagttataaggacattacgtcaaaacatatcgggtgatgatcaaaatggacaatttgtgataaatttagcgtttgagttagtaagtgaagaggaaatctCTGAAGTATTTGATCGATGGGTGGGAACGATATTAGAAAGATACGAGACAGAGTTGCAAGATCAGGAAGGATCTGGTTGGATCATAGATCAAATCGAATCTTTCAGTATCGAATACGTTAAAGTAGAATTCAGAGTACAAGTAGGATCATATGTGGCATATCCCAAGAAACTTAGAGGGAACCAATATGTATTTAATCCAAAGATTAATGATGGGATATGTGTACTGCGTGCTTTTGCTGCCTATCAATGTCATAAAAAGAACATGTCATGAGGTGATATCCCCAGAGCAGTTATTACTAAGAAAGGATGTCTTAATCATGCAAAATCTTCTATAGATGATTTTCCCATTACACGTGATAAGTTAGGTATattagagaaggaaaataaagtgtCATTATATGTTTATCAATTAAGAAAGGATCAAGGTGGGACATTTGTGGCTATGTGTCgtaaggggaataagaaatataaggaCATCATGTGTGCGTTATTGTTGAATGAAAGTCATTTGGTTTTAATCAAAGATTTTGACGGGTATGTTAGAACGATAATGAAGGATCATGGTGTAAAGAAGCACTGTCATAGTTGTTTGATGAAGTTGAATACACAGGAAGAGTTAGATATCCACGAAGATGGATGTAAAATCAATCAGATTCTCGTATTCCTcccggaaggaacaacagtacactttAAAAATTTTAGTCATACACATTCCAGCGAATATATCGGTGTATTTGATTTCGAATGTGCATTAGACACCACTCTCCCGGCAGGTAAAATTGAGTctcgtcataaagccattgcctattgttatattatatttgatcgcaaaggagaaatagtgtgtatgaagagttataagggggaggatgctgttaatcatttcattttaaatgttagtggtgaatggaCTAAGATAAAGTTTAGAAGAGAGTATCATGTAATCCATATGACAGAGGATAAGACGAGACATGATTCTCAGACACTTGTGAATTATGTAGTAACACCTTCAAAAATGCCCaagacaaacataaacatcaTGACCACACTTTaaatttcaataattatattggtGCATATTGTGCTCGTTGTAATTTGCAGTGTAAAGATAAGAGTGAGAAATTATTACTTTTTTGTCATAACATGTCGtatgatttaggaataattttaaagAAATTGCAGGTTGATAAATATGAAATTGAACTTCATTCGAAACAAGGACTCAAATTCTTGAAAGTAgacataggtaaggttaggtttcaaGATTCTCTGTCTTTATTGAATGGATCTCTTTCCACTTTAGCAGATCAACATATCAAGGCAGGTAAATTACTGAAATATACAGAGGCTATTCTGAAAGATGCGCCTCAGGATGTGATACCTTTATTATGCAAAGGAAAACAAGTTTTGTGCTATGATTACATTGCTAGTTTAAAGAAGCTCGATGAAACAAAATTACCGAGTAAAGaacatttttttaattctttgagaaataGCGCTATTAGCCAAGAAGATTATGATCATGCTTTGAAAGTGTTTGACTTGGGTAAATGTAAGACTTTAGGAGATTATTTGATGTTATATCTCAAGACAGATGTTGGATTGTTAGCCGATGTCTTCATGGAGAGGCGTAAAACACTCAAAGATATATATAAGCTAGATgttagtaattatataagtttaccTTCATTCAGTTGGAATGCATTCCTCTTGAAAACTAATACAAAATTAGATATGATATATTCCCATAAGTTATATGACTTAATTAAAAGGAATCTCAGAGGAGGGTTTACGTGTGT
This genomic stretch from Cherax quadricarinatus isolate ZL_2023a chromosome 22, ASM3850222v1, whole genome shotgun sequence harbors:
- the LOC138853084 gene encoding uncharacterized protein — protein: MEKEDKKRIYANYLEALVKRRLSIRRRRSLEIKKGGVHRNERLLELKNEWDRIDVLWKKAVETGNTPGTVVNQTESNDAQHGGVTGNEDESAGRSASVGTSQRGGAAGGVDTSVPINEDDERATTSHDVSDSNVAHNSGGEDERPEIITYIQNFRGRHTVRKYSVPSTYNRELRMYLHAYRDYFIDQMRDMYDRSPLAMSLRIHPIIVIRTLRQNISGDDQNGQFVINLAFELVSEEEISEVFDRWVGTILERYETELQDQEGSGWIIDQIESFSIEYVKVEFRVQVGSYVAYPKKLRGNQYVFNPKINDGICVLRAFAAYQCHKKNMS